The following coding sequences are from one Vicugna pacos chromosome 11, VicPac4, whole genome shotgun sequence window:
- the AFAP1L2 gene encoding actin filament-associated protein 1-like 2 isoform X1 gives MNKVTVHKQQDAESQDKAPEEQNPLTNGEPGQHSLAPQKSLPDLPPPKMIPERKQLSIPRIESPEGYYEEAEPYDTSLNEDGEAVSSSYESYDEEESSRGRAAPHQWPSPEASIELMRDARICAFLWRKKWLGQWAKQLCVIKDTRLLCYKSSKDHSPQLDVSLLGSSVVHKEKQVRKKEHKLKITPLNADVIVLGLQSKDQAEQWLRVIQEVSGLPSEGACEGNQYVADTQRLSSPKPDISEKYLSASECGSSTDGHPEVPETRDVKKKCSAGLKLSNLMNLGRKKSTSLEPPDRSFETSSYLNVLVNSQWKSRWCSVRDSHLYFYQDRNRSKAAQQPLSLVGCEVVPDPSPDHLYSFRILHNGEELAKLEAKTSEEMGHWLGLLLSESGSKTDPEEFTYDYVDADRVSCIVSAAKTSLLLMQRKFSEPNTYIDGLPSQDRQELLYDDVEMSELMAAVETPEEAAPVTDAPSQPELDRVYLDLTPVKSFLHGAGGAQAQDPLSTPPHQDPPAEALPADPAPAPALEESLVKPPENPELEMQQESLEPEEPSLRLAAVKIQTEQQKTSSPSCPDAAAITPAGASPPVKDRLKATSAEIKLGKNRTEAEVKRYTEEKERLEKQKEEIRGHLAQLRKEKRELKETLLKCTDKAMVANLEQKLKEIDEECRTEERRRVDLELSIVEVKDNLKKAEAGPVTLGTTVDTTHLENASPRPKAATLAPVPDCTPVNSATALKNRPLSVMVTGKGTVLQKAKVFDWYPRNGRRKERVRKQASSKDPPVDTDLGDNPAVLPSSLKQQLCERVSLFTSKRKRWGSVDGKLQLRGGSVPLESQRK, from the exons ATTCCAGAGCGGAAACAGCTTTCCATCCCAAGGATCGAGTCTCCAGAGGGTTACTATGAAGAGGCTGAACCCTATGACACATCTCTCAATG AGGACGGTGAGGCCGTGAGCAGCTCCTACGAGTCTTACGATGAGGAGGAGAGCAGCAGGGGCAGGGCGGCCCCCCACCAGTGGCCCTCGCCCGAGGCCAGCATCGAGCTGATGCGTGACGCCCGCATCTGCGCCTTCCTGTGGCGCAAGAAGTGGCTGGGCCAGTGGGCCAAGCAGCTCTGCGTCATCAAGGACACGAGGCTCCTG TGTTACAAATCCTCCAAGGACCACAGCCCCCAGCTGGACGTGAGCTTGCTGGGCAGCAGCGTCGTGCACAAGGAGAAGCAGGTGCGGAAGAAGGAGCACAAGCTGAAGATCACGCCGCTGAACGCCGACGTGATCGTGCTGGGCCTACAGAGCAAGGACCAAGCCGAGCAGTGGCTCCGG GTCATCCAGGAGGTAAGCGGCCTGCCTTCCGAAGGAGCGTGCGAGGGAAACCAGTACGTTGCAGACACCCAGCGCCTGAGCAGTCCGAAA CCAGATATAAGCGAGAAGTACCTGTCAGCCTCGGAGTGTGGAAGCTCTACAGATGGCCACCCTGAGGTCCCAGAGACCAGAGACG TCAAGAAGAAATGTTCTGCTGGCCTCAAGCTGAGCAACCTGATGAACCTGGGCAGgaagaagtctacctcgctggaGCCTCCGGACCGGTCCTTCGAAACATCCA GTTACCTAAACGTGCTGGTGAACAGCCAGTGGAAGTCGCGCTGGTGCTCCGTTAGGGACAGTCACCTGTACTTCTACCAGGACCGGAACCGGAGCAAGGCAGCCCAGCAGCCCCTCAGCCTGGTGGGCTGTGAGGTGGTTCCGGACCCGAGCCCCGACCACCTCTACTCCTTCCGCATCCTGCACAACGGCGAGGAGCTGGCCAAGCTCGAG GCCAAGACTTCCGAGGAAATGGGCCACTGGCtaggccttctgctctctgaGTCGGGCTCCAAGACAGACCCAGAAGAATTCACCTACGACTATGTGGACGCCGACAGGGTTTCCTGTATCGTGAGTGCCGCGAAAACCTCTCTGCT ACTGATGCAGAGGAAGTTCTCAGAGCCGAACACTTACATTGATGGCCTGCCCAGCCAGGATCGTCAGGAGCTGCTATATGACGACGTGGAGATGTCAGAGCTGATGGCAGCG GTGGAAACCCCAGAGGAAGCTGCCCCTGTGACAGATGCTCCAAGCCAGCCTGAGCTCGACCGGGTGTACCtggacctcacaccagtcaagtCCTTCCTGCACGGCGCTGGCGGGGCCCAGGCCCAGGACCCCCTCTCCACGCCACCCCACCAGGACCCTCCAGCTGAGGCCCTTCCTGCagaccctgcccctgccccagcccttgaGGAGTCCCTCGTGAAGCCTCCAGAGAACCCTGAGTTGGAG ATGCAGCAGGAGAGTCTGGAACCCGAGGAGCCTTCCCTGAGACTCGCAGCAGTCAAGATCCAGACTGAACAGCAGAAAACCTCCTCACCAAGCTGCCCTGATGCTGCAGCCATCACGCCAGCTGGGGCCAGCCCCCCTGTGAAGGACAGGCTGAAGGCAACCAGTGCAG AGATCAAACTGGGCAAGAACAGGACAGAAGCTGAGGTGAAACGGTACACAGAGGAGAAGGAGAGGCTggagaagcagaaggaagaaatccGGGGGCACCTGGCTCAGCTCCGGAAGGAGAAACGAGAGCTGAAGGAGACCCTGCTCAAATGCACGG ACAAGGCCATGGTGGCCAACTTGGAGCAGAAGCTGAAGGAGATTGACGAGGAGTGCAGGACGGAGGAGCGCAGGCGTGTGGACCTGGAGCTCAGCATTGTGGAGGTGAAGGACAACCTGAAGAAGGCCGAGGCAGGGCCCGTGACGCTGGGCACCACCGTGGACACCACCCACCTGGAGAACGCGAGCCCCCGA CCCAAAGCTGCCACCCTAGCTCCTGTCCCCGACTGCACCCCAGTCAACTCCGCAACTGCGCTCAAGAATAGGCCTCTGTCAGTCATGGTCACAGGCAAAGGCACTGTCCTCCAGAAAGCCAAGGT GTTTGACTGGTACCCTAGGAATGGGAGAAGAAAGGAACGAGTTAGGAAACAAGCTTCGTCTAAAGACCCTCCCGTCGATACGGACCTTGGTGACAATCCTGCTGTGTTACCGTCTTCATTAAAGCAGCAACTCTGTGAAAGGGTGAGTCTGTTTACAAGCAAAAGGAAGCGCTGGGGTTCTGTGGATGGAAAGCTTCAGCTAAGAGGAGGCTCTGTCCCTTTGGAGAGCCAAAGGAAGTAA
- the AFAP1L2 gene encoding actin filament-associated protein 1-like 2 isoform X6, which yields MNKVTVHKQQDAESQDKAPEEQNPLTNGEPGQHSLAPQKSLPDLPPPKMIPERKQLSIPRIESPEGYYEEAEPYDTSLNEDGEAVSSSYESYDEEESSRGRAAPHQWPSPEASIELMRDARICAFLWRKKWLGQWAKQLCVIKDTRLLCYKSSKDHSPQLDVSLLGSSVVHKEKQVRKKEHKLKITPLNADVIVLGLQSKDQAEQWLRVIQEVSGLPSEGACEGNQYVADTQRLSSPKPDISEKYLSASECGSSTDGHPEVPETRDVKKKCSAGLKLSNLMNLGRKKSTSLEPPDRSFETSSYLNVLVNSQWKSRWCSVRDSHLYFYQDRNRSKAAQQPLSLVGCEVVPDPSPDHLYSFRILHNGEELAKLEAKTSEEMGHWLGLLLSESGSKTDPEEFTYDYVDADRVSCIVSAAKTSLLLMQRKFSEPNTYIDGLPSQDRQELLYDDVEMSELMAAVETPEEAAPVTDAPSQPELDRVYLDLTPVKSFLHGAGGAQAQDPLSTPPHQDPPAEALPADPAPAPALEESLVKPPENPELEQMQQESLEPEEPSLRLAAVKIQTEQQKTSSPSCPDAAAITPAGASPPVKDRLKATSAEIKLGKNRTEAEVKRYTEEKERLEKQKEEIRGHLAQLRKEKRELKETLLKCTDKAMVANLEQKLKEIDEECRTEERRRVDLELSIVEVKDNLKKAEAGPVTLGTTVDTTHLENASPRPKAATLAPVPDCTPVNSATALKNRPLSVMVTGKGTVLQKAKVFDWYPRNGRRKERVRKQASSKDPPVDTDLGDNPAVLPSSLKQQLCERVSLFTSKRKRWGSVDGKLQLRGGSVPLESQRK from the exons ATTCCAGAGCGGAAACAGCTTTCCATCCCAAGGATCGAGTCTCCAGAGGGTTACTATGAAGAGGCTGAACCCTATGACACATCTCTCAATG AGGACGGTGAGGCCGTGAGCAGCTCCTACGAGTCTTACGATGAGGAGGAGAGCAGCAGGGGCAGGGCGGCCCCCCACCAGTGGCCCTCGCCCGAGGCCAGCATCGAGCTGATGCGTGACGCCCGCATCTGCGCCTTCCTGTGGCGCAAGAAGTGGCTGGGCCAGTGGGCCAAGCAGCTCTGCGTCATCAAGGACACGAGGCTCCTG TGTTACAAATCCTCCAAGGACCACAGCCCCCAGCTGGACGTGAGCTTGCTGGGCAGCAGCGTCGTGCACAAGGAGAAGCAGGTGCGGAAGAAGGAGCACAAGCTGAAGATCACGCCGCTGAACGCCGACGTGATCGTGCTGGGCCTACAGAGCAAGGACCAAGCCGAGCAGTGGCTCCGG GTCATCCAGGAGGTAAGCGGCCTGCCTTCCGAAGGAGCGTGCGAGGGAAACCAGTACGTTGCAGACACCCAGCGCCTGAGCAGTCCGAAA CCAGATATAAGCGAGAAGTACCTGTCAGCCTCGGAGTGTGGAAGCTCTACAGATGGCCACCCTGAGGTCCCAGAGACCAGAGACG TCAAGAAGAAATGTTCTGCTGGCCTCAAGCTGAGCAACCTGATGAACCTGGGCAGgaagaagtctacctcgctggaGCCTCCGGACCGGTCCTTCGAAACATCCA GTTACCTAAACGTGCTGGTGAACAGCCAGTGGAAGTCGCGCTGGTGCTCCGTTAGGGACAGTCACCTGTACTTCTACCAGGACCGGAACCGGAGCAAGGCAGCCCAGCAGCCCCTCAGCCTGGTGGGCTGTGAGGTGGTTCCGGACCCGAGCCCCGACCACCTCTACTCCTTCCGCATCCTGCACAACGGCGAGGAGCTGGCCAAGCTCGAG GCCAAGACTTCCGAGGAAATGGGCCACTGGCtaggccttctgctctctgaGTCGGGCTCCAAGACAGACCCAGAAGAATTCACCTACGACTATGTGGACGCCGACAGGGTTTCCTGTATCGTGAGTGCCGCGAAAACCTCTCTGCT ACTGATGCAGAGGAAGTTCTCAGAGCCGAACACTTACATTGATGGCCTGCCCAGCCAGGATCGTCAGGAGCTGCTATATGACGACGTGGAGATGTCAGAGCTGATGGCAGCG GTGGAAACCCCAGAGGAAGCTGCCCCTGTGACAGATGCTCCAAGCCAGCCTGAGCTCGACCGGGTGTACCtggacctcacaccagtcaagtCCTTCCTGCACGGCGCTGGCGGGGCCCAGGCCCAGGACCCCCTCTCCACGCCACCCCACCAGGACCCTCCAGCTGAGGCCCTTCCTGCagaccctgcccctgccccagcccttgaGGAGTCCCTCGTGAAGCCTCCAGAGAACCCTGAGTTGGAG CAGATGCAGCAGGAGAGTCTGGAACCCGAGGAGCCTTCCCTGAGACTCGCAGCAGTCAAGATCCAGACTGAACAGCAGAAAACCTCCTCACCAAGCTGCCCTGATGCTGCAGCCATCACGCCAGCTGGGGCCAGCCCCCCTGTGAAGGACAGGCTGAAGGCAACCAGTGCAG AGATCAAACTGGGCAAGAACAGGACAGAAGCTGAGGTGAAACGGTACACAGAGGAGAAGGAGAGGCTggagaagcagaaggaagaaatccGGGGGCACCTGGCTCAGCTCCGGAAGGAGAAACGAGAGCTGAAGGAGACCCTGCTCAAATGCACGG ACAAGGCCATGGTGGCCAACTTGGAGCAGAAGCTGAAGGAGATTGACGAGGAGTGCAGGACGGAGGAGCGCAGGCGTGTGGACCTGGAGCTCAGCATTGTGGAGGTGAAGGACAACCTGAAGAAGGCCGAGGCAGGGCCCGTGACGCTGGGCACCACCGTGGACACCACCCACCTGGAGAACGCGAGCCCCCGA CCCAAAGCTGCCACCCTAGCTCCTGTCCCCGACTGCACCCCAGTCAACTCCGCAACTGCGCTCAAGAATAGGCCTCTGTCAGTCATGGTCACAGGCAAAGGCACTGTCCTCCAGAAAGCCAAGGT GTTTGACTGGTACCCTAGGAATGGGAGAAGAAAGGAACGAGTTAGGAAACAAGCTTCGTCTAAAGACCCTCCCGTCGATACGGACCTTGGTGACAATCCTGCTGTGTTACCGTCTTCATTAAAGCAGCAACTCTGTGAAAGGGTGAGTCTGTTTACAAGCAAAAGGAAGCGCTGGGGTTCTGTGGATGGAAAGCTTCAGCTAAGAGGAGGCTCTGTCCCTTTGGAGAGCCAAAGGAAGTAA
- the AFAP1L2 gene encoding actin filament-associated protein 1-like 2 isoform X4: MNKVTVHKQQDAESQDKAPEEQNPLTNGEPGQHSLAPQKSLPDLPPPKMIPERKQLSIPRIESPEGYYEEAEPYDTSLNEDGEAVSSSYESYDEEESSRGRAAPHQWPSPEASIELMRDARICAFLWRKKWLGQWAKQLCVIKDTRLLCYKSSKDHSPQLDVSLLGSSVVHKEKQVRKKEHKLKITPLNADVIVLGLQSKDQAEQWLRVIQEVSGLPSEGACEGNQYVADTQRLSSPKPDISEKYLSASECGSSTDGHPEVPETRDVKKKCSAGLKLSNLMNLGRKKSTSLEPPDRSFETSSYLNVLVNSQWKSRWCSVRDSHLYFYQDRNRSKAAQQPLSLVGCEVVPDPSPDHLYSFRILHNGEELAKLEAKTSEEMGHWLGLLLSESGSKTDPEEFTYDYVDADRVSCIVSAAKTSLLLMQRKFSEPNTYIDGLPSQDRQELLYDDVEMSELMAAVETPEEAAPVTDAPSQPELDRVYLDLTPVKSFLHGAGGAQAQDPLSTPPHQDPPAEALPADPAPAPALEESLVKPPENPELEQMQQESLEPEEPSLRLAAVKIQTEQQKTSSPSCPDAAAITPAGASPPVKDRLKATSAEIKLGKNRTEAEVKRYTEEKERLEKQKEEIRGHLAQLRKEKRELKETLLKCTDKAMVANLEQKLKEIDEECRTEERRRVDLELSIVEVKDNLKKAEAGPVTLGTTVDTTHLENASPRPKAATLAPVPDCTPVNSATALKNRPLSVMVTGKGTVLQKAKEWEKKGTS; the protein is encoded by the exons ATTCCAGAGCGGAAACAGCTTTCCATCCCAAGGATCGAGTCTCCAGAGGGTTACTATGAAGAGGCTGAACCCTATGACACATCTCTCAATG AGGACGGTGAGGCCGTGAGCAGCTCCTACGAGTCTTACGATGAGGAGGAGAGCAGCAGGGGCAGGGCGGCCCCCCACCAGTGGCCCTCGCCCGAGGCCAGCATCGAGCTGATGCGTGACGCCCGCATCTGCGCCTTCCTGTGGCGCAAGAAGTGGCTGGGCCAGTGGGCCAAGCAGCTCTGCGTCATCAAGGACACGAGGCTCCTG TGTTACAAATCCTCCAAGGACCACAGCCCCCAGCTGGACGTGAGCTTGCTGGGCAGCAGCGTCGTGCACAAGGAGAAGCAGGTGCGGAAGAAGGAGCACAAGCTGAAGATCACGCCGCTGAACGCCGACGTGATCGTGCTGGGCCTACAGAGCAAGGACCAAGCCGAGCAGTGGCTCCGG GTCATCCAGGAGGTAAGCGGCCTGCCTTCCGAAGGAGCGTGCGAGGGAAACCAGTACGTTGCAGACACCCAGCGCCTGAGCAGTCCGAAA CCAGATATAAGCGAGAAGTACCTGTCAGCCTCGGAGTGTGGAAGCTCTACAGATGGCCACCCTGAGGTCCCAGAGACCAGAGACG TCAAGAAGAAATGTTCTGCTGGCCTCAAGCTGAGCAACCTGATGAACCTGGGCAGgaagaagtctacctcgctggaGCCTCCGGACCGGTCCTTCGAAACATCCA GTTACCTAAACGTGCTGGTGAACAGCCAGTGGAAGTCGCGCTGGTGCTCCGTTAGGGACAGTCACCTGTACTTCTACCAGGACCGGAACCGGAGCAAGGCAGCCCAGCAGCCCCTCAGCCTGGTGGGCTGTGAGGTGGTTCCGGACCCGAGCCCCGACCACCTCTACTCCTTCCGCATCCTGCACAACGGCGAGGAGCTGGCCAAGCTCGAG GCCAAGACTTCCGAGGAAATGGGCCACTGGCtaggccttctgctctctgaGTCGGGCTCCAAGACAGACCCAGAAGAATTCACCTACGACTATGTGGACGCCGACAGGGTTTCCTGTATCGTGAGTGCCGCGAAAACCTCTCTGCT ACTGATGCAGAGGAAGTTCTCAGAGCCGAACACTTACATTGATGGCCTGCCCAGCCAGGATCGTCAGGAGCTGCTATATGACGACGTGGAGATGTCAGAGCTGATGGCAGCG GTGGAAACCCCAGAGGAAGCTGCCCCTGTGACAGATGCTCCAAGCCAGCCTGAGCTCGACCGGGTGTACCtggacctcacaccagtcaagtCCTTCCTGCACGGCGCTGGCGGGGCCCAGGCCCAGGACCCCCTCTCCACGCCACCCCACCAGGACCCTCCAGCTGAGGCCCTTCCTGCagaccctgcccctgccccagcccttgaGGAGTCCCTCGTGAAGCCTCCAGAGAACCCTGAGTTGGAG CAGATGCAGCAGGAGAGTCTGGAACCCGAGGAGCCTTCCCTGAGACTCGCAGCAGTCAAGATCCAGACTGAACAGCAGAAAACCTCCTCACCAAGCTGCCCTGATGCTGCAGCCATCACGCCAGCTGGGGCCAGCCCCCCTGTGAAGGACAGGCTGAAGGCAACCAGTGCAG AGATCAAACTGGGCAAGAACAGGACAGAAGCTGAGGTGAAACGGTACACAGAGGAGAAGGAGAGGCTggagaagcagaaggaagaaatccGGGGGCACCTGGCTCAGCTCCGGAAGGAGAAACGAGAGCTGAAGGAGACCCTGCTCAAATGCACGG ACAAGGCCATGGTGGCCAACTTGGAGCAGAAGCTGAAGGAGATTGACGAGGAGTGCAGGACGGAGGAGCGCAGGCGTGTGGACCTGGAGCTCAGCATTGTGGAGGTGAAGGACAACCTGAAGAAGGCCGAGGCAGGGCCCGTGACGCTGGGCACCACCGTGGACACCACCCACCTGGAGAACGCGAGCCCCCGA CCCAAAGCTGCCACCCTAGCTCCTGTCCCCGACTGCACCCCAGTCAACTCCGCAACTGCGCTCAAGAATAGGCCTCTGTCAGTCATGGTCACAGGCAAAGGCACTGTCCTCCAGAAAGCCAAG GAATGGGAGAAGAAAGGAACGAGTTAG
- the AFAP1L2 gene encoding actin filament-associated protein 1-like 2 isoform X7, which produces MNKVTVHKQQDAESQDKAPEEQNPLTNGEPGQHSLAPQKSLPDLPPPKMIPERKQLSIPRIESPEGYYEEAEPYDTSLNGHSGRFPRSGVPRWVQVPEGVIYATITLEDGEAVSSSYESYDEEESSRGRAAPHQWPSPEASIELMRDARICAFLWRKKWLGQWAKQLCVIKDTRLLCYKSSKDHSPQLDVSLLGSSVVHKEKQVRKKEHKLKITPLNADVIVLGLQSKDQAEQWLRVIQEVSGLPSEGACEGNQYVADTQRLSSPKPDISEKYLSASECGSSTDGHPEVPETRDVKKKCSAGLKLSNLMNLGRKKSTSLEPPDRSFETSSYLNVLVNSQWKSRWCSVRDSHLYFYQDRNRSKAAQQPLSLVGCEVVPDPSPDHLYSFRILHNGEELAKLEAKTSEEMGHWLGLLLSESGSKTDPEEFTYDYVDADRVSCIVSAAKTSLLLMQRKFSEPNTYIDGLPSQDRQELLYDDVEMSELMAAVETPEEAAPVTDAPSQPELDRVYLDLTPVKSFLHGAGGAQAQDPLSTPPHQDPPAEALPADPAPAPALEESLVKPPENPELEQMQQESLEPEEPSLRLAAVKIQTEQQKTSSPSCPDAAAITPAGASPPVKDRLKATSAEIKLGKNRTEAEVKRYTEEKERLEKQKEEIRGHLAQLRKEKRELKETLLKCTDKAMVANLEQKLKEIDEECRTEERRRVDLELSIVEVKDNLKKAEAGPVTLGTTVDTTHLENASPRPKAATLAPVPDCTPVNSATALKNRPLSVMVTGKGTVLQKAKEWEKKGTS; this is translated from the exons ATTCCAGAGCGGAAACAGCTTTCCATCCCAAGGATCGAGTCTCCAGAGGGTTACTATGAAGAGGCTGAACCCTATGACACATCTCTCAATG GTCATTCTGGCCGATTTCCCCGCAGTGGAGTCCCCCGATGGGTGCAGGTGCCTGAAGGAGTCATTTACGCCACGATCACCTTGG AGGACGGTGAGGCCGTGAGCAGCTCCTACGAGTCTTACGATGAGGAGGAGAGCAGCAGGGGCAGGGCGGCCCCCCACCAGTGGCCCTCGCCCGAGGCCAGCATCGAGCTGATGCGTGACGCCCGCATCTGCGCCTTCCTGTGGCGCAAGAAGTGGCTGGGCCAGTGGGCCAAGCAGCTCTGCGTCATCAAGGACACGAGGCTCCTG TGTTACAAATCCTCCAAGGACCACAGCCCCCAGCTGGACGTGAGCTTGCTGGGCAGCAGCGTCGTGCACAAGGAGAAGCAGGTGCGGAAGAAGGAGCACAAGCTGAAGATCACGCCGCTGAACGCCGACGTGATCGTGCTGGGCCTACAGAGCAAGGACCAAGCCGAGCAGTGGCTCCGG GTCATCCAGGAGGTAAGCGGCCTGCCTTCCGAAGGAGCGTGCGAGGGAAACCAGTACGTTGCAGACACCCAGCGCCTGAGCAGTCCGAAA CCAGATATAAGCGAGAAGTACCTGTCAGCCTCGGAGTGTGGAAGCTCTACAGATGGCCACCCTGAGGTCCCAGAGACCAGAGACG TCAAGAAGAAATGTTCTGCTGGCCTCAAGCTGAGCAACCTGATGAACCTGGGCAGgaagaagtctacctcgctggaGCCTCCGGACCGGTCCTTCGAAACATCCA GTTACCTAAACGTGCTGGTGAACAGCCAGTGGAAGTCGCGCTGGTGCTCCGTTAGGGACAGTCACCTGTACTTCTACCAGGACCGGAACCGGAGCAAGGCAGCCCAGCAGCCCCTCAGCCTGGTGGGCTGTGAGGTGGTTCCGGACCCGAGCCCCGACCACCTCTACTCCTTCCGCATCCTGCACAACGGCGAGGAGCTGGCCAAGCTCGAG GCCAAGACTTCCGAGGAAATGGGCCACTGGCtaggccttctgctctctgaGTCGGGCTCCAAGACAGACCCAGAAGAATTCACCTACGACTATGTGGACGCCGACAGGGTTTCCTGTATCGTGAGTGCCGCGAAAACCTCTCTGCT ACTGATGCAGAGGAAGTTCTCAGAGCCGAACACTTACATTGATGGCCTGCCCAGCCAGGATCGTCAGGAGCTGCTATATGACGACGTGGAGATGTCAGAGCTGATGGCAGCG GTGGAAACCCCAGAGGAAGCTGCCCCTGTGACAGATGCTCCAAGCCAGCCTGAGCTCGACCGGGTGTACCtggacctcacaccagtcaagtCCTTCCTGCACGGCGCTGGCGGGGCCCAGGCCCAGGACCCCCTCTCCACGCCACCCCACCAGGACCCTCCAGCTGAGGCCCTTCCTGCagaccctgcccctgccccagcccttgaGGAGTCCCTCGTGAAGCCTCCAGAGAACCCTGAGTTGGAG CAGATGCAGCAGGAGAGTCTGGAACCCGAGGAGCCTTCCCTGAGACTCGCAGCAGTCAAGATCCAGACTGAACAGCAGAAAACCTCCTCACCAAGCTGCCCTGATGCTGCAGCCATCACGCCAGCTGGGGCCAGCCCCCCTGTGAAGGACAGGCTGAAGGCAACCAGTGCAG AGATCAAACTGGGCAAGAACAGGACAGAAGCTGAGGTGAAACGGTACACAGAGGAGAAGGAGAGGCTggagaagcagaaggaagaaatccGGGGGCACCTGGCTCAGCTCCGGAAGGAGAAACGAGAGCTGAAGGAGACCCTGCTCAAATGCACGG ACAAGGCCATGGTGGCCAACTTGGAGCAGAAGCTGAAGGAGATTGACGAGGAGTGCAGGACGGAGGAGCGCAGGCGTGTGGACCTGGAGCTCAGCATTGTGGAGGTGAAGGACAACCTGAAGAAGGCCGAGGCAGGGCCCGTGACGCTGGGCACCACCGTGGACACCACCCACCTGGAGAACGCGAGCCCCCGA CCCAAAGCTGCCACCCTAGCTCCTGTCCCCGACTGCACCCCAGTCAACTCCGCAACTGCGCTCAAGAATAGGCCTCTGTCAGTCATGGTCACAGGCAAAGGCACTGTCCTCCAGAAAGCCAAG GAATGGGAGAAGAAAGGAACGAGTTAG